A window of Ignicoccus hospitalis KIN4/I contains these coding sequences:
- the psmB gene encoding archaeal proteasome endopeptidase complex subunit beta yields MSVDEKVARALKGTTTVGIRSEKAVVLAADKRATAGNFIVHKRVEKIVKISDYMAMTTAGLVADAQVLADVLRMEVKNYELFHKKRMSVKAAATFLSNVLHSARFYPYIVQLLVGGFDTAPRLYSLDWFGTVAEEEFLVTGSGSPMAVGVIEAEYNPNMDLEELVNLAVRAVFAATRRDTASGEGIDVAVIDRNGITMRHYRLGDVIRLVRP; encoded by the coding sequence TTGAGCGTAGACGAGAAGGTGGCGAGGGCCCTAAAGGGCACTACGACCGTCGGCATAAGGTCCGAAAAGGCGGTCGTCCTCGCGGCGGACAAGAGGGCCACTGCGGGGAACTTCATAGTCCACAAGAGGGTGGAAAAGATAGTGAAGATCAGCGATTACATGGCGATGACCACGGCCGGCCTCGTAGCAGACGCTCAAGTGCTCGCGGACGTGTTGAGGATGGAAGTGAAGAACTACGAGCTGTTCCATAAAAAGAGAATGAGCGTTAAGGCCGCGGCCACCTTCTTATCGAACGTGCTCCACTCGGCCCGCTTCTACCCCTACATAGTTCAACTGCTAGTGGGCGGCTTTGACACCGCCCCCAGGCTCTACAGCTTGGACTGGTTCGGGACGGTAGCTGAAGAGGAGTTCTTAGTCACCGGCTCCGGCTCTCCGATGGCCGTTGGGGTCATCGAGGCTGAGTACAACCCCAATATGGACTTAGAGGAGCTGGTGAACTTAGCAGTGCGCGCGGTCTTCGCGGCCACTCGGAGGGACACCGCCTCCGGCGAGGGCATAGACGTCGCAGTCATCGATCGGAACGGC